The following is a genomic window from Tursiops truncatus isolate mTurTru1 chromosome 7, mTurTru1.mat.Y, whole genome shotgun sequence.
ACAGGTAGGGGGGCAGTATGATGGAATGGAGGAGAGCTTGGCTCCTGGAGTCAGTTGAGacacttgggttcaaatcctatcCCAGCTACTCGTCTGTTTATGATCTTTATTAAAGTCTCTGAGTTTTAGTTTCCTTTTAAGAAGTTGTCACTGGTAAAAGTTCTTTTATTGTGAATTACAGGTAATAGTACCTTTTGGAGCATGTTTTAGATAATCCTCTTAAATATTAGCTCTTAATAAGGAACCAGTAACATGACGCTTTCCTCACTCAGACCCCAGACTGGTGGCATCCCATGCTGAGAATTGTAAGCGCTGCACATGTACCTTTCTCTTGTCCATGGCATCAGTGTGGGGTGGTGAAGGGAACAGCACTGAAGGGGgatctgtcctggagaaggaCTTAGAGTTCGGCAAGCTTGGGGAGGGATTTCTCCAACAACCTGATGCTTGAAACTTAGAAGAACTTGGATGCGCCCTTCTTTTCCAGGAGGAAAGAAGTGTTACTTTGGGTGGAAGGGGGTGGGCTTCCCAAAGGTCCCGAAGGACAGAATCCTGGGTGGGAGCCCTGTCTCCTTACTCATGGAGTATCTCTTGGGACAGCATCTGTGTTTTGTGTGAGCCTGGACCCCAAGACCAACACCTTGGCAGTGACAGGGGGCGAAGATGACAAAGCCTTTGTGTGGAGGCTCAGCGACGGGGAACTGCTCTTTGAGTGTGCAGGTGAGCGGGCCTGGCTGAGGTCCTGCCCCTTAGAGGTCTTAGGGGGCTGGCCTGCAGCGGTTGTGCCTCCAATAGCCATTTACGGACTCCCGTTTTGCCAGCTCTATACTTGGCCTGAGGGCCCCAAAGAATAAAATGGTCTGTTGTGGGCATAGGGGAGGGAGGCACTGATTGGCTGAGGGAGTCAGGGAAAGGCCTGGGAGGAGGTGACACTAGTGAAGGAGAAttggggcaggaaggaggctgtGAGTATTTCAGGCAGAGATGTGGAAGGGACAGAATGGGGAAGACATAGGCCTGGGCTATACATGGTTGAGTGGGGGGCCAGCAGTGTCTCCCCTGGGGAGACATGGGGATGTTGGCTTCTGGAGCAGCTCTGAGTTTGGACCCATccttttttctgagtttttctgaGTTTGGAcccatccttttttttcccaGCTGGTCCTTTCTGGGGGCCAGATACCTGGGTCCCGTGTCCCCAGCACCAGGTACGCTGAtgctctcttctcttcctgcccACGCTTCTCTGCAGGCCACAAAGACTCTGTGACCTGTGCTGCTTTCAGCCACGACTCTACCCTGGTGGCCACAGGGGACATGAGTGGCCTCTTAAAAGTGTGGCAGGTGGACACCAAGGAGGAGGTCTGGTCCTTTGAAGCAGGAGATCTGGAGGTGAGATCATCAGAGTGGGATTCAACTCTGAGGGCCGGGGGAGGGGTGAGACCCTGGGGGTCCGTGCCACCTTGAGCAGACCAAGCCAGCTCTGAGCCGGTACACCCCCAGAGTACAGCAAGAATGTCTAGGCCCATTCCCTGGGATGTGCCTGCTGACTCAGAAGCGGGGAAAACTTGGCAGACCTCATGGGGCAGACTCCTAGGTGAGATGGGGTGAGGggcctccctcttgagcctttGTCTCTGCCCAGTGGATGGAGTGGCACTCTCGGGCACCTGTCCTACTGGCGGGCACGGCTGACGGCAACACCTGGATGTGGAAGGTCCCGAATGGTGACTGCAAGACCTTCCAGGGCCCCAACTGCCCAGCCACCTGTGGCCGAGTCCTCCCTGATGGTGAGAGCAGCTTTCCTGAGTGCAGAGAGGTGGGGACCAGGGTTACGCGTCTCCCTGGCTCCCTCCTGGGCCACCGCCAGCAAACTCTGAGGCCTGCTCTTGGGAGCACTGACCTCCCAGGCCCCAGAGCAGATAGCTCCCCCTTTCCACCCGGGACTGGGTCTTCCCTGGGGCGCTGTGTGTTCCCTCACTTCCttgcccccatcccctccctcccctgctgaTGTGTCTGAGTGTGCTATCTGTTCTTCTCTCCTCATCTCCATCTCTGGCCCTTTAGGGAAGCGAGCTGTGGTCGGCTATGAAGATGGTACCATCCGGGTTTGGGACCTGAAGCAGGGAAACTCTATCCATGTACTAAAAGGTAtctggggtggggaaggtgtTAACCTAGGCCTTTGTGGGGCAGGGGCTGAGACCTGGGACAGGATGAAATCCGACTTATTCCTCTGCTTCATCCTAGGGACCGAGGGTCACCAAGGCCCTCTGACCTGTGTTGCCACCAACCAGGACGGCAGCCTGATCCTCACTGGCTCTGTGGACTGCCAGGCCAAGCTGGTCAGTGCCACCACCGGCAAGGTGAGTGGGACCTGGAGCCTGGCTCTGGGGCCTCCGCTTTCTGCGTCTCCTCCCCTTTGTCTCTTATCCTTCACCCAGCCTCCTTGCCCCACTGCCTTTCTTCTCTTAATAGAGGACCATGTTTCCAGGCTCTTCTCTGATCCTCTCCCCTGGCTCATAGGTGGTGGGCGTTTTCAGACCCGAGACCGTGGCCTCCCAGCCCAatctgggagaaggggaggagagcgAGTCCAACTCCGTGGAGTCCTTGGGCTTTTGCAGTGTGTGAGTGTGAGCGGGGCCTCAGCCTGACACGAGAGCagggggcttgggggagggggcctgggctgggggaccCCGAGTCCAGGTCCCTCCACGAGCTGTCGTGATACTCTCCTCTGCCCAGGATGCCTCTGGCAGCTGTTGGCTACCTGGATGGGACCTTGGCCATCTATGACCTGTCTACGCAGACCCTCAGGCACCAGTGTCAGCACCAGGTACAGGCAGCCTGGAGCCATGGCCCCGGCCATGGGAATCCCAGGTCTCTGGGAGCGTCTGCCCCAGACCGGGCTCCTGTCTGGTCCTTCCCTATGGCCCATAGTCCCTCCCTCCGTCCTTGAGAGGTGGGAGCAGATGCCTGTCAGCTCTCCCGCCCCTGACCGCACGCCGCTTCTGCCGTACCCTGCTGCAGTCGGGCATCGTGCAGCTGCTGTGGGAGGCAGGCACCGCCGTGGTTTACACTTGCAGCCTGGACGGCATTGTGCGCCTCTGGGACGCTCGGACCGGCCGCCTGCTTACTGACTACCGGGGCCACACGGCCGAGATCCTGGACTTTGCTCTCAGCAAGTGAGTGAATTGGGCAAGGGCTGGGGTCTCTGTGTTTGGAAGGTGGGAATAGCCCATGGGGGTGTCACAGGGTCCTTAGGGTATAGGGGGCAGCTAGGCCCCAAGGCCTGGGCCTGCCTGTGAGGCAGGAGAGCTGGCAAGCCTGCGGGAGTCATCTTCCGTTGACGGTGCGGCCTCACATCTCATCCCCTGGGCGCAGGGGCTGGGACCCCTTCCCCCATGCGGGCGGCTCTCCTCTGATCCCCTTGCTGGTTGCTGGCTTCAGGCGTGTTCACTGGGTGTGGGTCCGCCCAGCGCCAGGCACTAGGGGTCTGGAGTTGAGGATGAGCTGCAGGAGGTCCCCAGAGGGCCCCTGGGTGGTGGGCCTGGGGTGGGCCCGAGGTCTTCCAGTCCCTCCCAGCTGTGTCTTCTGTCCACAGAGATGCCTCCCTGGTGGTGACCACGTCAGGAGACCACAAAGCAAAAGTATTTTGTGTCCAGAGGCCTGACCGCTAACAGCTGCAGCCTCTGCTTTGTGTCTGGTGTGGAGGGGGCACAGAGATCCCCATCAGCAGAGGCGGTAGGgtaggagggaagaggaggggacgGGCCTCGGACTCACTTTCCAACCACTTCAAACTGACTTGCcccctctctgtccctttcttctcttaaGAGTCCCACCCCTCGGGCCCCTCCTTCCCGCCCTCTCCCTCGTAGTCCTCGCCCAGACCTGGCACGCCCTTCAGAGGGAGGTTCAgacctctttctctttcacttcctTTGCTGGTGTGAGCCATGGgggtgtgtatttgtatgtggGGAGTAGGTCTTCGAAGTTCCCGCTCTTTCCCTTCCCAAGTCTCTGGGGGcggaaaggaggaagagatattagttaacagattttaaaaatgtaaataaaatatacttcccAGAGACGTGTCTGTGTGGATTTCGTGGTGGCCGGACATGAGGAGGAACCAGTGAGGGGCGTGTCGGGGTGAGGCTCCCTGCCACATCTGCTGGATCTCAAGGTGCCTCAGCTCACCCCCTCAGGCAGCAGCAT
Proteins encoded in this region:
- the AAMP gene encoding angio-associated migratory cell protein isoform X3; translation: MESESESGATADTPPLETLSFHGDEEIIEVVELDPGPPDPDDLAQEMEDVDFEEEEEEDGNEEGWVLEPQEGVVGSMEGPDDSEVTFALHSASVFCVSLDPKTNTLAVTGGEDDKAFVWRLSDGELLFECAGHKDSVTCAAFSHDSTLVATGDMSGLLKVWQVDTKEEVWSFEAGDLEWMEWHSRAPVLLAGTADGNTWMWKVPNGDCKTFQGPNCPATCGRVLPDGKRAVVGYEDGTIRVWDLKQGNSIHVLKGTEGHQGPLTCVATNQDGSLILTGSVDCQAKLVSATTGKVVGVFRPETVASQPNLGEGEESESNSVESLGFCSVMPLAAVGYLDGTLAIYDLSTQTLRHQCQHQSGIVQLLWEAGTAVVYTCSLDGIVRLWDARTGRLLTDYRGHTAEILDFALSKDASLVVTTSGDHKAKVFCVQRPDR
- the AAMP gene encoding angio-associated migratory cell protein isoform X2, yielding MESESESGATADTPPLETLSFHGDEEIIEVVELDPGPPDPADDLAQEMEDVDFEEEEEEDGNEEGWVLEPQEGVVGSMEGPDDSEVTFALHSASVFCVSLDPKTNTLAVTGGEDDKAFVWRLSDGELLFECAGHKDSVTCAAFSHDSTLVATGDMSGLLKVWQVDTKEEVWSFEAGDLEWMEWHSRAPVLLAGTADGNTWMWKVPNGDCKTFQGPNCPATCGRVLPDGKRAVVGYEDGTIRVWDLKQGNSIHVLKGTEGHQGPLTCVATNQDGSLILTGSVDCQAKLVSATTGKVVGVFRPETVASQPNLGEGEESESNSVESLGFCSVMPLAAVGYLDGTLAIYDLSTQTLRHQCQHQSGIVQLLWEAGTAVVYTCSLDGIVRLWDARTGRLLTDYRGHTAEILDFALSKDASLVVTTSGDHKAKVFCVQRPDR
- the AAMP gene encoding angio-associated migratory cell protein isoform X1, whose protein sequence is MESESESGATADTPPLETLSFHGDEEIIEVVELDPGPPDPDDLAQEMEDVDFEEEEEEDGNEEGWVLEPQEGVVGSMEGPDDSEVTFALHSDPRLVASHAENSSVFCVSLDPKTNTLAVTGGEDDKAFVWRLSDGELLFECAGHKDSVTCAAFSHDSTLVATGDMSGLLKVWQVDTKEEVWSFEAGDLEWMEWHSRAPVLLAGTADGNTWMWKVPNGDCKTFQGPNCPATCGRVLPDGKRAVVGYEDGTIRVWDLKQGNSIHVLKGTEGHQGPLTCVATNQDGSLILTGSVDCQAKLVSATTGKVVGVFRPETVASQPNLGEGEESESNSVESLGFCSVMPLAAVGYLDGTLAIYDLSTQTLRHQCQHQSGIVQLLWEAGTAVVYTCSLDGIVRLWDARTGRLLTDYRGHTAEILDFALSKDASLVVTTSGDHKAKVFCVQRPDR
- the AAMP gene encoding angio-associated migratory cell protein isoform X4, translated to MESESESGATADTPPLETLSFHGDEEIIEVVELDPGPPDPADDLAQEMEDVDFEEEEEEDGNEEGWVLEPQEGVVGSMEGPDDSEVTFALHSDPRLVASHAENSSVFCVSLDPKTNTLAVTGGEDDKAFVWRLSDGELLFECAGHKDSVTCAAFSHDSTLVATGDMSGLLKVWQVDTKEEVWSFEAGDLEWMEWHSRAPVLLAGTADGNTWMWKVPNGDCKTFQGPNCPATCGRVLPDGKRAVVGYEDGTIRVWDLKQGNSIHVLKGTEGHQGPLTCVATNQDGSLILTGSVDCQAKLVSATTGKVVGVFRPETVASQPNLGEGEESESNSVESLGFCSVMPLAAVGYLDGTLAIYDLSTQTLRHQCQHQSGIVQLLWEAGTAVVYTCSLDGIVRLWDARTGRLLTDYRGHTAEILDFALSKDASLVVTTSGDHKAKVFCVQRPDR